One genomic region from Candidatus Dormiibacterota bacterium encodes:
- a CDS encoding CsbD family protein: protein MAGEIDQATGKVKEVAGRATGDPDLEAEGKAENVKGHVKDAAESVKDAARSIKDKLTGH, encoded by the coding sequence ATGGCCGGAGAGATCGACCAGGCGACCGGAAAGGTCAAGGAGGTCGCCGGGCGCGCGACCGGCGACCCCGACCTCGAGGCCGAGGGCAAGGCCGAGAACGTCAAGGGCCATGTCAAGGATGCCGCGGAGAGCGTCAAGGACGCCGCCAGGAGCATCAAGGACAAGCTGACCGGACACTGA
- a CDS encoding thioredoxin domain-containing protein produces MAKPLTLTDGNFRERVIESPIPALVEFWAAWNATCKALAPSLEVLAEEYAGRVVVAKLDVDANPQTAALFAVMTVPTLLLFHRGQALERIDGYRPIQVFRDELEQVLVGVWS; encoded by the coding sequence ATGGCGAAGCCGCTGACCCTCACCGACGGCAATTTCCGGGAGCGCGTGATCGAGTCGCCGATCCCCGCGCTCGTCGAGTTCTGGGCCGCATGGAACGCGACCTGCAAGGCCCTGGCCCCGAGCCTGGAGGTGCTGGCCGAGGAGTATGCGGGACGGGTGGTGGTCGCGAAGCTGGACGTCGACGCCAACCCCCAGACCGCCGCCCTCTTCGCGGTGATGACGGTGCCGACCCTCCTGCTCTTCCACCGCGGCCAGGCGCTGGAGCGGATCGACGGCTACCGCCCCATCCAGGTGTTCCGCGACGAGCTCGAGCAGGTCCTCGTCGGCGTGTGGAGCTGA
- a CDS encoding YihY/virulence factor BrkB family protein — MKRRLLNSFPVRVIKRYLDAQGTNWGTLIAWNALFAFFPIVLVTITVLGLLLQDQGLKDSIERQIAAGFPNCRNSSNCEIIVALNSFKEKTGVFAILGLAGLFWSGSALFGAMDQALSSLSGCKARDFIPQKLMSFGMILLFTVLTVPLILSGSLLGLLEKLPLVPTVFRIGPVSLLLQLGLGILDATLLFTAIYYVVPNRRQRLRQVLPGALVAAALFEGFTLVFPLYFRLSGGFAAYGQTFALFFLLLFYFFVLGQIVMIGGAVNAERDPDLRSCDNGAGEPAGGLTPATMAGRDRVEESNGSPPVPVGSGIAERRA; from the coding sequence ATGAAGCGACGTCTGCTCAACTCCTTCCCCGTGCGGGTGATCAAGCGCTACCTCGACGCCCAGGGGACGAACTGGGGAACCCTGATCGCCTGGAACGCGCTCTTCGCGTTCTTCCCGATCGTCCTGGTGACGATCACCGTGCTCGGCCTGCTCCTCCAGGACCAGGGGCTGAAGGACAGCATCGAGCGCCAGATCGCCGCCGGCTTCCCCAACTGCCGCAACAGCTCGAACTGCGAGATCATCGTCGCCCTCAACTCCTTCAAGGAGAAGACCGGCGTCTTCGCCATCCTCGGCCTCGCCGGCCTCTTCTGGAGCGGCTCCGCCCTCTTCGGGGCGATGGACCAGGCGCTCTCCAGCCTCTCCGGATGCAAGGCGCGGGACTTCATCCCGCAGAAGCTGATGTCCTTCGGCATGATCCTGCTGTTCACGGTGCTGACGGTGCCGCTGATCCTCAGCGGCAGCCTGCTCGGGCTGCTCGAGAAGCTGCCCCTGGTGCCGACCGTCTTCCGGATCGGACCGGTCTCGCTGCTCCTCCAGCTCGGCCTCGGCATCCTCGACGCCACCCTGCTCTTCACGGCGATCTACTACGTCGTCCCCAACCGCCGCCAGCGGCTCCGCCAGGTGCTTCCCGGCGCGCTGGTGGCGGCGGCTCTCTTCGAAGGCTTCACCCTGGTCTTCCCCCTGTACTTCCGCCTCAGCGGGGGCTTCGCCGCCTACGGGCAGACCTTCGCGCTGTTCTTCCTGCTGCTCTTCTACTTCTTCGTCCTCGGCCAGATCGTGATGATCGGCGGCGCCGTGAACGCCGAGCGCGACCCCGACCTGCGCTCCTGCGACAACGGCGCCGGCGAGCCCGCCGGCGGCCTCACCCCGGCGACGATGGCCGGGCGTGACCGCGTCGAGGAGAGCAACGGCTCCCCGCCCGTTCCCGTGGGCAGCGGCATCGCCGAGCGCCGGGCCTAG
- a CDS encoding plastocyanin/azurin family copper-binding protein, with translation MPAPARPRVSQLLASVAVLGMLLPPATGGAASTHGVTIGGAGTPQSPYVYQGVPASITAGDTMTWLNPTTVNHTVTPTVTPDPGFRSHDLNGQGSYHEYRFTVPGSYTFHCQNHPDTMHASITVNPAPSPTATAAPTAVPAPRPAPTVAATARAAATVPATGSGTPAHSASPAPTSTPVRTTSSSTTTTVPPVAAAQTPLSDAETDTETATTSGTVLPTAPQPPLTAAPADHGGPAPAVVLGLLALLLALAGGALALRRRAEDHPSPPP, from the coding sequence ATGCCCGCCCCGGCCCGGCCTCGCGTGTCGCAGCTGCTCGCCAGCGTGGCGGTGCTCGGGATGCTGCTGCCGCCGGCGACGGGCGGGGCGGCGTCGACCCATGGGGTGACCATCGGCGGCGCCGGCACCCCCCAGTCGCCGTACGTCTACCAGGGGGTGCCGGCGAGCATCACCGCCGGCGACACCATGACCTGGCTCAACCCCACCACCGTGAACCACACGGTGACGCCGACGGTGACGCCCGACCCGGGCTTCCGCAGCCACGACCTCAACGGCCAGGGCTCGTACCACGAGTACCGCTTCACCGTCCCGGGCAGCTACACCTTCCACTGCCAGAACCACCCCGACACGATGCACGCCTCGATCACGGTCAACCCCGCGCCCAGCCCCACCGCGACCGCCGCGCCGACCGCGGTGCCGGCTCCCCGCCCCGCGCCCACGGTGGCGGCCACCGCGCGGGCGGCCGCCACGGTTCCGGCCACGGGGTCGGGGACGCCCGCGCACAGCGCCAGCCCGGCCCCCACCTCGACCCCGGTCCGGACCACCAGCAGCAGCACCACCACCACCGTGCCGCCGGTGGCGGCGGCCCAGACGCCGCTCAGCGACGCCGAGACCGACACCGAGACCGCGACCACCTCGGGGACCGTCCTCCCCACCGCCCCGCAGCCGCCGCTCACCGCCGCCCCCGCCGACCACGGCGGCCCCGCACCCGCGGTCGTGCTCGGCCTGCTCGCGCTGCTGCTGGCGCTCGCCGGCGGGGCCCTGGCGCTGCGGCGCCGCGCGGAGGATCATCCGAGCCCGCCCCCTTGA
- a CDS encoding plastocyanin/azurin family copper-binding protein, with translation MSRFGSLAAAAGLGLGLAAAATAPAGAAPAAAATARITDGCGSLAHCFTPGTITVAAGTRVTWTSASSAPHTVTCDASCPGAGPGSGTLTMGSGYGFTFTTPGSYGYHCDIHPDMTGTVVVSGAPATPAPTQVPAPPPPTAPRPTTAPPPPPSPAHVATAAPAPPAPAAAATPPPAPVATAAPAAETTAAPVAQVPAAVGAAGDAPTGPTGGTGPAAPAPASAPTGSPVPALAAGLGLLAVAAAGGGMWWRRRAR, from the coding sequence ATGTCCCGGTTCGGATCCCTCGCCGCCGCCGCCGGCCTCGGTCTCGGCCTCGCCGCCGCCGCGACCGCGCCCGCCGGCGCCGCCCCCGCGGCCGCCGCCACCGCCCGGATCACCGACGGCTGCGGGTCGCTCGCCCACTGCTTCACCCCGGGGACGATCACGGTCGCCGCCGGCACCCGGGTGACCTGGACCAGCGCCAGCAGCGCGCCCCACACCGTCACCTGCGACGCCTCCTGCCCGGGCGCGGGTCCGGGCAGCGGCACCCTGACGATGGGGAGCGGCTACGGCTTCACCTTCACCACCCCCGGCAGCTACGGCTACCACTGCGACATCCACCCCGACATGACCGGCACGGTGGTGGTGAGCGGCGCCCCCGCCACCCCGGCGCCGACCCAGGTGCCCGCCCCGCCGCCGCCGACGGCGCCCCGACCCACCACCGCGCCGCCGCCACCGCCCTCGCCGGCGCACGTCGCCACCGCCGCGCCGGCGCCCCCGGCCCCGGCGGCGGCGGCCACCCCCCCGCCGGCCCCGGTCGCCACCGCCGCCCCCGCCGCCGAGACCACCGCGGCGCCGGTCGCCCAGGTCCCGGCCGCCGTCGGGGCCGCCGGGGACGCCCCGACCGGCCCCACCGGCGGCACCGGGCCGGCCGCCCCGGCCCCGGCCTCCGCCCCGACCGGCTCGCCGGTGCCGGCGCTGGCGGCCGGCCTGGGCCTGCTCGCGGTCGCGGCGGCGGGCGGAGGGATGTGGTGGCGGCGCCGCGCCCGGTGA
- a CDS encoding VTT domain-containing protein — MSYLQGLHGVVAIVLLCSLLFAEEAGIPIPFAPGELVLMAGGLLIAAGGLDPVVFVPLAIAASLAGSMVGYSWARLVGEHGLTTLARRLRQAENLARVSGRIRSAGPRAIAVSRLIPGLRIYTSLVAGAAGVERRTFLLGVVPPTVAWVGVFVVLGAVVGIPVEHFLGEVQKLAVQGAILVAIGLGSFIAIRRVPAGDRGALVRMPDGVRLVLALAVDLGLVASMLSGVVALVRRLVGAGLIAGWADALVVATGIGIFYLVITRRGTGATAGEALLRTTYIARRHRGPASPTPAIGDLPAADGDLLHAATLLRLVADVSRLRLLRHLLAGERSSAELARETGLPVSEVVYHLGQLWRAQLVVPTEAGRGEVRYAVPDGSPRDAVLGLLTLAAAVDRPALTPSG, encoded by the coding sequence GTGAGCTACCTGCAGGGGCTCCACGGTGTCGTCGCCATCGTCCTCCTGTGCAGCCTGCTGTTCGCGGAGGAGGCGGGGATCCCCATCCCCTTCGCCCCCGGCGAGCTGGTGCTCATGGCCGGTGGGCTGCTGATCGCCGCCGGCGGCCTCGACCCGGTGGTGTTCGTGCCCCTCGCCATCGCCGCCTCGCTGGCGGGCTCGATGGTGGGCTACAGCTGGGCCCGGCTGGTCGGCGAGCACGGCCTCACCACCCTCGCCCGGCGCCTTCGGCAGGCAGAGAACCTCGCCCGGGTGTCGGGGCGGATCCGCTCCGCGGGGCCGAGGGCGATCGCCGTCTCCCGCCTCATCCCCGGGCTGCGCATCTACACGTCGCTGGTCGCCGGCGCCGCCGGGGTCGAGCGGCGCACCTTCCTGCTCGGGGTGGTGCCCCCGACGGTGGCCTGGGTGGGCGTCTTCGTCGTGCTCGGAGCGGTGGTCGGCATCCCCGTCGAGCACTTCCTCGGCGAGGTGCAGAAGCTGGCGGTGCAGGGGGCGATCCTCGTCGCCATCGGATTGGGCAGCTTCATCGCCATCCGGCGGGTGCCGGCGGGCGACCGCGGCGCCCTGGTGCGCATGCCCGACGGGGTGCGGCTGGTGCTCGCCCTCGCCGTCGACCTGGGCCTCGTCGCCAGCATGCTCTCGGGGGTGGTGGCCCTGGTCCGCCGCCTGGTCGGCGCCGGTTTGATCGCGGGCTGGGCGGACGCCCTCGTGGTCGCCACCGGGATCGGCATCTTCTACCTGGTGATCACCCGCCGCGGCACCGGCGCCACCGCCGGCGAGGCCCTGCTGCGCACCACCTACATCGCCCGCCGCCACCGCGGGCCGGCATCGCCCACCCCGGCCATCGGCGACCTTCCCGCCGCGGACGGCGACCTGCTCCACGCCGCCACCCTGCTGCGCCTGGTCGCCGACGTCAGCCGGCTGCGCCTGCTCCGCCACCTGCTCGCCGGCGAGCGGAGCAGCGCCGAGCTGGCCCGCGAGACCGGGCTGCCCGTCTCCGAGGTCGTCTACCACCTCGGCCAGCTCTGGCGTGCTCAGCTGGTGGTGCCCACCGAGGCGGGCCGAGGCGAGGTCCGATACGCGGTGCCGGATGGGAGCCCCCGCGACGCGGTGCTCGGCCTGCTCACCCTGGCGGCGGCGGTCGACCGGCCCGCGCTGACACCCTCCGGCTAG
- a CDS encoding histidine phosphatase family protein, which produces MRHAEQATMQRRDAPLSDRGERQAERLAERLAALPLTAVVSSHLRRARRTAEVVAGRAGLEAEVEEGLEEVRLGEEARWRRYRGLLEPDPDDYVTAALNAVRVLSRARWTGEDGEESLESLLERGLAAIDRVTERHQGGVIACVSHGGFINAVLGSWTGAQRHMWFVPWHTGISSVLIRGDERVLLGLNDATHLGRDQDMLHILAADVVSRRSEGRGR; this is translated from the coding sequence ATCCGCCACGCCGAGCAGGCGACGATGCAGCGCCGCGACGCCCCGCTCAGCGACCGCGGCGAGCGGCAGGCGGAGCGGCTCGCCGAGCGGCTCGCCGCCCTGCCGCTCACCGCGGTGGTCTCCAGCCACCTTCGGCGCGCCCGGCGCACCGCCGAGGTCGTGGCCGGGCGGGCCGGGCTCGAGGCCGAGGTGGAGGAGGGGCTGGAGGAGGTCCGCCTCGGCGAGGAGGCGCGCTGGCGCCGCTACCGCGGGCTGCTGGAGCCCGATCCGGACGACTACGTCACCGCCGCGCTCAACGCGGTGCGGGTGCTGTCCCGCGCCCGCTGGACCGGCGAGGACGGCGAGGAGTCCCTGGAGTCGCTGCTGGAGCGCGGGCTCGCCGCCATCGACCGGGTGACCGAGCGCCACCAAGGCGGGGTGATCGCCTGCGTCTCCCACGGCGGGTTCATCAACGCCGTGCTCGGCTCGTGGACCGGGGCGCAGCGCCACATGTGGTTCGTGCCCTGGCACACCGGCATCTCGTCGGTGCTGATCCGGGGCGACGAGCGGGTGCTGCTCGGGCTCAACGACGCCACCCACCTGGGCCGCGACCAGGACATGCTCCACATCCTCGCCGCCGACGTGGTCAGCCGGCGCAGCGAGGGTCGAGGCCGATGA
- a CDS encoding MMPL family transporter: MKRIFGGIGRFSVRFRYPVVVLWLAVTVLSVHLFPSLASVSKDTNGGFLPADTASMRAAELAKPFLNSSYASAIVVASTRSGALSATDQAAILRLEQRVPTLANDLTVRDLGASPDGAVRQALIQTRLAPYDGSGDGSRLVGTIRATLATASASDHLTYNLTGELPTVVDTQKGASSSTSSTQGLSMLLIVVLLLVAFRALLAPLLTLAPAVMVLLLASPVIAAATRLGVQVSSITQVVLVVLLLGAGTDYGLFLVFRVREELRRGLAPKDAVVRAVSTVGESITFSALTVIAALMSLVLARFGLYQSLGPALAIGIALMLLAGLTLLPAILAIFGRAVFWPSRTRLVENPKTGLYGRIAAGVTRRPLAVAAVGVLGFAALAAGSLSASTAGFADQSTGPAGSDSAAGTAVLAAHLPAPPNPSDVLLHFPQPVWSSLAAVDEAQRQLEASGRVGAVTGPLDLGLSAAQIVRIHALTGSDPQQLAATAAPPAGVTTAELNSYRRLGQYVAGGGRTVELSAATLHGDTSSPAALAAVPGLRDTVTAIARRVGAVDSGVFSLTAFAYDVSHLAHDDLSMVIPIVAVLIAMLLALVMRSLVAPLYLVVSVLLSYLAALGAVAIVFVHIGGSQGINFVLPFLMFVFLMALGSDYNILVMTRIREEAHHVPLAEAVRRAVGATGTTVTTAGVILGGTFAVLAISAGNAAGSDQIRQIGYGIAAGVLMDTFLIRTVLVPAVVTLLGRWNWWPSPLFRRAAGAQTPATDAAATAGDHTEAA, encoded by the coding sequence GTGAAGCGGATCTTCGGCGGGATCGGCCGGTTCTCGGTGCGCTTCCGGTACCCGGTGGTGGTGCTCTGGCTCGCGGTCACGGTGCTGAGCGTGCACCTCTTCCCCTCGCTGGCGAGCGTGTCGAAGGACACCAACGGCGGCTTCCTGCCCGCCGACACCGCGAGCATGAGAGCCGCCGAGCTGGCCAAGCCCTTCCTGAACTCGAGCTACGCCTCCGCGATCGTGGTGGCGAGCACTCGCAGCGGCGCGCTCAGCGCCACCGACCAGGCCGCGATCCTCCGCCTGGAGCAGCGCGTCCCCACGCTCGCGAACGACCTCACGGTGCGCGACCTCGGCGCCTCGCCGGACGGAGCGGTGCGCCAGGCGCTGATCCAGACCCGCCTCGCCCCCTACGACGGGTCCGGCGACGGCAGCCGGCTGGTCGGCACCATCCGCGCGACGCTGGCCACCGCCTCGGCCTCCGACCACCTCACCTACAACCTGACCGGCGAGCTGCCGACGGTGGTCGACACCCAGAAGGGCGCCAGCTCGTCGACGAGCAGCACCCAGGGGCTCTCGATGCTCCTCATCGTGGTGCTGCTGCTGGTCGCCTTCCGGGCGCTGCTGGCGCCGCTGCTCACCCTCGCCCCCGCGGTGATGGTGCTGCTGCTCGCCAGCCCGGTGATCGCCGCCGCCACCCGCCTCGGGGTGCAGGTCTCGAGCATCACCCAGGTGGTGCTGGTGGTGCTGCTGCTCGGCGCCGGCACCGACTACGGGCTGTTCCTGGTGTTCCGCGTCCGCGAGGAGCTGCGCCGCGGGCTGGCCCCGAAGGACGCGGTGGTGCGCGCGGTGAGCACCGTCGGCGAGTCGATCACCTTCAGCGCGCTCACCGTCATCGCCGCCCTGATGAGCCTGGTGCTGGCCCGCTTCGGCCTCTACCAGAGCCTCGGACCAGCCCTGGCGATCGGCATCGCACTGATGCTCCTCGCCGGGCTCACCCTGCTGCCTGCCATCCTCGCGATCTTCGGCCGGGCGGTCTTCTGGCCGAGCCGCACCCGCCTGGTCGAGAACCCGAAGACCGGGCTCTACGGCCGCATCGCCGCGGGCGTGACCCGCCGGCCGCTGGCCGTCGCCGCGGTCGGCGTGCTCGGATTCGCCGCCCTCGCCGCGGGGTCGCTGTCGGCGTCCACCGCCGGCTTCGCCGATCAGTCGACCGGCCCCGCGGGCAGCGATTCGGCGGCCGGCACCGCGGTGCTCGCCGCCCACCTCCCGGCTCCGCCCAATCCGTCCGATGTCCTTCTCCACTTCCCCCAGCCGGTGTGGAGCAGCCTGGCCGCGGTCGACGAGGCGCAGCGGCAGCTCGAGGCCAGCGGCCGGGTCGGCGCCGTCACCGGTCCGCTCGACCTGGGGCTCAGTGCCGCGCAGATCGTCCGCATCCATGCGCTCACCGGCAGCGACCCGCAGCAGCTGGCGGCGACCGCGGCCCCGCCCGCGGGCGTGACCACGGCCGAGCTCAACAGCTACCGCCGTCTCGGCCAGTACGTCGCCGGCGGCGGCCGCACCGTCGAGCTCTCGGCGGCCACGCTCCACGGCGACACCTCGTCGCCGGCGGCGCTCGCCGCCGTGCCCGGCCTGCGCGACACCGTGACCGCGATCGCGCGGCGGGTGGGCGCTGTCGACAGCGGCGTCTTCAGCCTCACCGCCTTCGCCTACGACGTCAGCCACCTCGCCCACGACGACCTCTCCATGGTCATCCCCATCGTGGCGGTGCTGATCGCGATGCTGCTGGCGCTGGTGATGCGCAGCCTGGTGGCGCCGCTCTACCTGGTGGTGAGCGTGCTGCTCTCCTACCTCGCCGCGCTCGGCGCCGTCGCCATCGTCTTCGTCCACATCGGTGGCTCGCAGGGCATCAACTTCGTGCTGCCCTTCCTGATGTTCGTCTTCCTGATGGCGCTCGGATCGGACTACAACATCCTGGTGATGACGCGCATCCGCGAGGAGGCGCACCACGTTCCGCTGGCCGAGGCGGTGCGACGCGCGGTCGGCGCCACCGGGACCACGGTGACCACCGCCGGCGTCATCCTCGGCGGCACCTTCGCGGTTCTGGCCATCAGTGCCGGCAACGCGGCCGGCTCCGACCAGATCCGCCAGATCGGCTATGGCATCGCCGCGGGCGTGCTCATGGACACCTTCCTGATCCGCACCGTGCTGGTGCCGGCGGTGGTGACCCTGCTCGGCCGCTGGAACTGGTGGCCGTCGCCGCTCTTCCGCCGCGCCGCCGGCGCCCAGACGCCCGCGACCGACGCCGCCGCGACCGCCGGCGACCACACCGAGGCGGCCTGA
- a CDS encoding alkaline phosphatase family protein — translation MNRTVRVASLAALAALVSVSGCGSPAAAPPAPTRDAASSSPAIVVPSLPSAPGAATPAATTAAPATVAGPPHIMVIVMENREASSVLGQPDAPYINSLANAYGQATNWYGISHPSLPNYLGMISGSDQGVHDDGTGYSFAGPTLVDQLAGRGVGWKAYMEDMPAPCFGGASSGKYAKKHDPFVYFSSITGSPGQCARVVPHSQLGGDLQAGTAPPFLFVTPNMCNDGHDCGNATADNWLRGEMQMVTGSSWYRQGGSVVVTWDEGGSNNGCCGGAAGGRIATIVVTAAGQRRLTTAGDHFGMLRALEEAYGVGYLGRAGDPASGDLRPLLAA, via the coding sequence ATGAACCGAACCGTCCGCGTCGCCTCGCTCGCCGCGCTCGCCGCCCTGGTCAGCGTCTCCGGCTGCGGGAGTCCGGCGGCCGCCCCGCCGGCGCCGACCCGGGACGCGGCCAGCTCCTCGCCGGCGATCGTCGTTCCCAGCCTGCCGTCCGCGCCCGGCGCCGCCACCCCGGCCGCGACCACGGCCGCCCCCGCGACGGTCGCGGGACCGCCGCACATCATGGTCATCGTCATGGAGAACCGCGAGGCCAGCTCGGTGCTGGGCCAGCCCGACGCGCCGTACATCAACTCGCTGGCGAACGCCTACGGGCAGGCGACCAACTGGTACGGGATCAGCCATCCCAGCCTCCCCAACTACCTGGGGATGATCTCGGGCAGCGACCAGGGGGTGCACGACGACGGCACCGGCTACAGCTTCGCCGGCCCCACCCTCGTCGACCAGCTCGCCGGTCGAGGCGTCGGCTGGAAGGCGTACATGGAGGACATGCCCGCCCCCTGCTTCGGCGGCGCCTCGAGCGGGAAGTACGCCAAGAAGCACGACCCCTTCGTGTACTTCAGCTCGATCACCGGCAGCCCCGGCCAGTGCGCCCGGGTGGTGCCCCACAGCCAGCTGGGCGGCGACCTCCAGGCGGGCACCGCCCCGCCCTTCCTGTTCGTCACCCCCAACATGTGCAACGACGGCCACGACTGCGGCAACGCCACCGCCGACAACTGGCTGCGCGGCGAGATGCAGATGGTCACCGGCTCGAGCTGGTACCGCCAGGGCGGCTCGGTGGTGGTCACCTGGGACGAGGGCGGCAGCAACAACGGCTGCTGCGGCGGCGCCGCCGGCGGACGGATCGCGACCATCGTGGTGACCGCGGCGGGCCAGCGGCGGCTGACCACCGCGGGCGACCACTTCGGGATGTTGCGCGCCCTCGAGGAGGCCTACGGCGTCGGCTACCTCGGCCGCGCCGGCGACCCCGCGTCCGGCGACCTGCGGCCGCTGCTGGCCGCCTGA
- a CDS encoding sigma-70 family RNA polymerase sigma factor, with amino-acid sequence MDAATLTMDIPAQQAEASSEASFEAFFEESCQRIVGIVAVATGDVAAAEDAVQDAYARALTRWGRVSRLDRPDLWVARVATRLAIDAWRRHRRETPLEAEMRAAVLDDIDRLWVRWGLEGLSPMQRMAVVLRHVEGRPVGEVAAAASISPETVKTHLKRATRRLRELLGESR; translated from the coding sequence GTGGACGCCGCGACCCTGACGATGGACATTCCGGCGCAGCAGGCGGAGGCGTCCTCGGAGGCATCCTTCGAGGCGTTCTTCGAGGAGAGCTGCCAGCGGATCGTGGGCATCGTCGCCGTCGCCACCGGCGACGTCGCCGCCGCCGAGGACGCCGTCCAGGACGCCTACGCCCGGGCGCTGACCCGCTGGGGGCGGGTCTCCCGCCTCGACCGGCCCGATCTCTGGGTGGCCCGGGTGGCCACCCGGCTGGCGATCGACGCCTGGCGGCGCCACCGCCGCGAGACCCCGCTCGAGGCGGAGATGCGCGCCGCGGTCCTCGACGACATCGACCGCCTCTGGGTGCGCTGGGGCCTGGAGGGGCTGAGCCCGATGCAGCGCATGGCCGTGGTCCTCCGCCATGTCGAGGGCCGCCCCGTCGGCGAGGTCGCGGCCGCCGCCTCGATCTCGCCGGAGACGGTGAAGACCCACCTCAAGCGCGCCACCCGCCGGCTCCGCGAGCTGCTCGGGGAGTCGAGATGA
- a CDS encoding cupin domain-containing protein, with protein MAVSSGHQWATAEELAPYNLLEGILARTVHGERLSFAVIDLAPSLQMPEHRHHQEQLGVVVRGELTLTIDGDSRLRRPGDLWVIPSGLPHSVVVGPEGCTAVEAFSPPRDDWEAAPRHQAQPGDWPEPTSAD; from the coding sequence ATGGCGGTCTCGAGCGGGCACCAGTGGGCGACGGCGGAGGAGCTCGCCCCCTACAACCTCCTCGAGGGCATCCTCGCCCGCACCGTGCACGGAGAGCGGCTCAGCTTCGCCGTGATCGACCTCGCACCGTCGCTGCAGATGCCCGAGCACCGGCACCACCAGGAGCAGCTCGGCGTGGTGGTGCGCGGCGAGCTCACCCTCACCATCGATGGCGACAGCCGGCTCCGCCGCCCCGGCGACCTCTGGGTCATCCCCAGCGGGCTCCCGCACTCGGTGGTCGTCGGCCCCGAGGGCTGCACCGCGGTGGAGGCCTTCTCGCCGCCCCGCGACGACTGGGAGGCGGCGCCCCGCCACCAGGCCCAGCCGGGCGACTGGCCGGAGCCGACCTCCGCTGACTGA
- the clpP gene encoding ATP-dependent Clp endopeptidase proteolytic subunit ClpP — MNPTAVIPMVVETTNRGERAFDIYSRLLRDRVIFLGTPVDDNVANVIMAQLLFLEAEDAEKDISIYINSPGGSVTAGLAIYDTMQYVRPRVSTICIGLAASMGALILAGGAPGMRYSLPNSRMLIHQVSGGFRGQATDIEIHAREALFLRNRLDEILAKHTGKDLDTIHRDTERDYFMDPGEAKSYGLIDEIIRGTRGAGAVVTPGGEGSTS, encoded by the coding sequence GTGAACCCGACCGCTGTCATCCCCATGGTGGTGGAGACCACCAACCGCGGCGAGCGCGCCTTCGACATCTACTCGCGCCTGCTGCGCGACCGGGTGATCTTCCTCGGCACGCCGGTCGACGACAACGTCGCCAACGTCATCATGGCCCAGCTCCTGTTCCTCGAGGCCGAGGACGCGGAGAAGGACATCTCGATCTACATCAACTCGCCGGGCGGCTCGGTGACGGCCGGGCTGGCGATCTACGACACCATGCAGTACGTGCGTCCGCGGGTCAGCACCATCTGCATCGGCCTGGCGGCGTCGATGGGCGCGCTCATCCTCGCCGGCGGCGCCCCGGGGATGCGCTACAGCCTGCCCAACTCGCGGATGCTCATCCACCAGGTGTCGGGCGGCTTCCGCGGCCAGGCAACGGACATCGAGATCCACGCCCGCGAGGCCCTCTTCCTCCGCAACCGGCTCGACGAGATCCTCGCCAAGCACACCGGGAAGGACCTCGACACCATCCACCGCGACACCGAGCGCGACTACTTCATGGACCCGGGGGAGGCGAAGAGCTACGGCCTGATCGACGAGATCATCCGCGGCACCCGCGGCGCCGGGGCGGTGGTCACGCCCGGGGGCGAGGGCAGCACCTCCTAG
- a CDS encoding MarR family transcriptional regulator: MNDSALAVSAPREELVEQLLELQARMRQRVDSVLPRGLCATMSTELSGVTLHQLEVLRTLAGRGRVTMHELAALLGVGPSSATQLVDRLISRGLVQRHTDPGDRRRVWIVATSQAEEVTTRFSELKREIVRSLASGLSDGELATFTGLLAKLTDGPLR; the protein is encoded by the coding sequence ATGAACGATTCCGCCCTGGCAGTGTCGGCCCCGCGGGAGGAGCTCGTCGAGCAGCTGCTCGAGCTCCAGGCCCGGATGCGACAGCGCGTCGACTCGGTGCTCCCGCGCGGCCTCTGCGCGACCATGTCCACCGAGCTGAGCGGCGTCACCCTCCACCAGCTCGAGGTGCTCCGCACCCTGGCCGGTCGCGGCCGGGTGACGATGCACGAGCTCGCCGCACTCCTCGGGGTCGGTCCCAGCAGCGCCACCCAGCTGGTCGACCGGCTGATCAGCCGCGGACTGGTGCAGCGGCACACCGACCCCGGGGACCGCCGCCGGGTCTGGATCGTCGCCACCTCCCAGGCCGAGGAGGTCACCACGCGGTTCAGCGAGCTCAAGCGCGAGATCGTGCGCAGCCTCGCCAGCGGCCTCAGCGACGGCGAGCTCGCCACCTTCACCGGCCTGCTGGCCAAGCTCACCGACGGCCCCCTCCGGTGA